One window of Thermocoleostomius sinensis A174 genomic DNA carries:
- the nifX gene encoding nitrogen fixation protein NifX translates to MKIAFTTNDLVHIDAHFGWAKKIVVYEVTPNGYEFLETLEFFGNLQEDGNEDKLVPKLNALSDCTIVYVSAIGGSAAARLIQRNITPIKARFEEEKIDEVLNKFVKLLNSNPPPWLRKALRTDLATLPN, encoded by the coding sequence ATGAAAATTGCTTTCACCACCAATGATCTTGTTCATATTGACGCTCATTTCGGTTGGGCTAAGAAAATTGTAGTTTATGAGGTTACGCCAAACGGATACGAGTTTTTAGAAACATTGGAATTTTTTGGCAATCTTCAAGAAGACGGCAACGAAGACAAGTTAGTCCCTAAACTAAATGCGCTATCTGATTGCACCATTGTCTATGTTTCAGCGATCGGAGGTAGTGCAGCCGCTCGATTGATTCAGAGGAATATCACACCGATTAAAGCTCGATTCGAGGAGGAGAAAATTGATGAAGTATTGAACAAATTTGTAAAACTTTTGAACAGTAATCCACCCCCTTGGCTACGAAAAGCATTGCGAACCGATTTGGCAACCTTACCAAACTAG
- a CDS encoding NifX-associated nitrogen fixation protein, with product MSATEITTSTIVTELLESDFAKALVQQIRVNDPYGTYRHWSDELLLKPFVVSRAQKREISVDGDVDPTTKGRILVFYRAIAARIEQQTGQLSQVVVDLSHEGFGWALIFSGRLLLVVRTLRDAQRFGFDSFEKLIAEGDKLANMGIEMATRYSDVCKL from the coding sequence ATGAGTGCAACTGAAATTACCACCTCTACAATTGTCACCGAACTGTTAGAGTCTGATTTTGCTAAAGCATTAGTACAACAAATTCGAGTGAATGATCCCTATGGCACTTATCGCCATTGGTCAGATGAATTACTGCTCAAACCTTTTGTTGTCAGCCGCGCTCAGAAACGGGAAATTTCTGTTGATGGAGACGTCGATCCAACAACAAAAGGCCGGATCTTAGTGTTTTATCGAGCGATCGCTGCTCGTATCGAGCAACAAACTGGACAATTGTCCCAAGTTGTCGTTGATCTGAGTCATGAAGGATTTGGTTGGGCTTTGATCTTTTCCGGTCGATTACTTTTGGTGGTTCGCACGTTACGAGATGCCCAACGGTTTGGATTTGATTCCTTCGAGAAACTCATCGCGGAAGGGGACAAATTAGCCAATATGGGGATAGAAATGGCAACACGCTATAGCGACGTTTGTAAACTCTAG
- a CDS encoding CCE_0567 family metalloprotein, translating to MESSFTQDELKIQIKRLNSKAGQLKMDLHDLTEGLPTDFENLIPLATETYSIYQQLSELKQQLKKLEL from the coding sequence ATGGAATCATCCTTTACTCAAGATGAACTGAAGATTCAGATTAAACGTCTCAATAGTAAAGCAGGTCAACTCAAAATGGACTTGCACGATCTTACTGAAGGATTACCTACTGACTTTGAAAATCTCATACCATTAGCCACTGAAACCTATAGCATCTATCAACAACTTAGTGAACTGAAACAACAACTGAAAAAACTGGAGTTGTGA
- the nifW gene encoding nitrogenase-stabilizing/protective protein NifW, with product MSRTLSEFNQLTDAEQFFDFFDLPYDPNIVNVNRLHILQKFSALIKQLNDDQFSEIEKLDYYRSALQQAYTLFLTSNSLEQKLFKVFNDKPQNLVLLSDIGSD from the coding sequence ATGAGCAGAACACTATCAGAATTCAATCAACTAACCGATGCAGAACAATTTTTTGATTTTTTTGATTTGCCCTACGATCCCAACATTGTCAATGTCAATCGCTTGCACATTTTGCAGAAATTCTCGGCTTTGATCAAACAGTTGAATGATGATCAATTTAGTGAAATTGAGAAACTCGATTACTATCGATCGGCACTTCAGCAAGCATATACCCTATTCTTAACGTCTAATTCCTTGGAACAGAAGTTATTCAAGGTTTTTAACGACAAACCACAAAACCTTGTTTTGCTTTCAGACATTGGGTCTGATTGA
- a CDS encoding HesA/MoeB/ThiF family protein, whose protein sequence is MFNLTPTELERYRRQIMLPGFGEESQQRLKAARVLVTGVGGLGGTAALYLAVAGIGKLILVRGGELRLDDMNRQILMTHNWVGKPRVFQAMETLRAINPDVEIEAICEYVTSENVDRLVQSVDIALDCAHNFAERDRLNAACVRWKKPMVEAAMNNMEAYLTTIVPGQTPCLSCIFPEKPEWNRRGFGVIGAVSGTLACLTALEAIKLLTGIGQPLLSQLLTMDLNQLEFAKRRPYHDPNCPVCGRVSQESERSAPKQKNPRANALTFTK, encoded by the coding sequence ATGTTCAATCTGACTCCTACGGAATTGGAACGCTATCGTCGCCAAATCATGCTTCCTGGCTTTGGAGAAGAGTCACAGCAACGACTGAAGGCAGCTAGGGTCTTAGTGACAGGGGTCGGTGGTTTAGGAGGTACGGCGGCGCTCTATTTAGCAGTGGCTGGTATTGGCAAATTGATTCTAGTACGAGGCGGTGAATTGCGGTTAGACGACATGAATCGTCAGATTTTGATGACCCATAATTGGGTAGGAAAGCCACGAGTGTTTCAAGCAATGGAGACACTTCGAGCAATCAATCCAGATGTTGAAATTGAAGCTATTTGCGAATATGTTACTTCTGAGAATGTCGATCGTCTTGTTCAATCCGTTGATATCGCACTTGATTGTGCCCACAACTTCGCCGAACGTGATCGACTCAACGCTGCCTGTGTTCGTTGGAAAAAGCCGATGGTAGAAGCAGCAATGAACAATATGGAGGCATATCTAACAACAATTGTTCCTGGACAGACCCCCTGCTTGTCCTGCATCTTTCCTGAGAAACCAGAATGGAACCGACGCGGATTTGGCGTGATTGGAGCCGTATCTGGCACATTAGCCTGTCTGACCGCTCTAGAAGCGATCAAACTCCTTACAGGGATTGGTCAACCTCTGCTGTCCCAACTGTTAACGATGGATCTCAACCAACTTGAATTTGCAAAACGGCGTCCTTATCACGATCCCAATTGTCCAGTATGCGGCAGAGTTAGTCAAGAGAGCGAGCGATCTGCTCCAAAACAGAAGAATCCTAGAGCAAATGCTCTGACGTTTACTAAGTAA
- a CDS encoding HesB/IscA family protein codes for MTIILTEVAELRLRTFLQATGKSENLAQGIRISVEDGGCSGYQYALNLVYVPKPGDLQVQQGRVSVYVDPDSAPLLDGVVVDYVEGLTQSGFKFTNPNATDTCGCGQSFRTGDCTPTGVPCS; via the coding sequence ATGACAATTATCCTGACCGAAGTTGCAGAATTGCGTTTGCGTACTTTCCTTCAAGCTACTGGCAAAAGTGAAAATCTGGCTCAAGGAATACGAATTTCTGTAGAAGATGGCGGATGTAGTGGCTATCAGTATGCACTTAATCTCGTCTATGTTCCGAAACCAGGAGACTTACAGGTACAGCAGGGTAGAGTGAGTGTGTATGTTGATCCTGACAGCGCTCCTTTGTTAGATGGGGTTGTAGTTGATTACGTTGAAGGACTAACACAAAGCGGCTTCAAGTTTACCAATCCCAATGCAACAGATACCTGTGGATGTGGACAATCGTTTCGGACTGGAGATTGCACTCCCACAGGCGTTCCATGCAGTTAA
- a CDS encoding 2Fe-2S iron-sulfur cluster-binding protein: MTTYQVRLMNKKRNIDITIPVNDNVTVLEAAENSGLDLPFSCHSGSCSSCVGKLVEGEIDQSEQVFLDNEQVAKGFILLCVSYPRSDCTIRTHQEAYLV; this comes from the coding sequence ATGACAACCTATCAAGTTCGTTTAATGAACAAAAAACGTAATATTGATATTACTATTCCTGTCAATGATAATGTTACCGTTCTGGAGGCGGCCGAAAATAGCGGATTGGATCTACCTTTTTCTTGCCATTCTGGCTCATGTTCCAGTTGTGTTGGTAAGCTCGTCGAAGGAGAAATTGATCAATCAGAGCAAGTATTCTTAGATAACGAGCAAGTTGCAAAAGGTTTTATCCTGCTTTGTGTATCGTATCCCCGATCGGACTGTACGATTCGAACCCATCAAGAAGCTTACTTAGTTTAA
- a CDS encoding ferrous iron transport protein A encodes MFNREFSISGSSLKLLKLGERGVVSRLNNVNDRITQKLSAMGIFPGVSISLEQRFPRFIIKVGCDRFALSQDLIQAIYIRILDS; translated from the coding sequence ATGTTCAATCGAGAGTTTTCTATTTCTGGTTCTTCGTTAAAGTTACTTAAGCTTGGAGAGCGAGGGGTTGTTTCTCGGTTGAACAATGTCAACGATCGCATCACGCAGAAATTAAGCGCAATGGGAATTTTCCCTGGTGTATCTATTAGTCTAGAGCAACGGTTCCCGCGCTTTATTATCAAGGTAGGATGCGATCGATTTGCCCTCAGTCAAGACTTAATTCAGGCAATTTATATTCGCATTCTCGATAGCTAA
- the fdxB gene encoding ferredoxin III, nif-specific, producing MAVLTGSTFGQKTWTPQFVQAINHAKCLGCGRCFKVCGRNVLHLQAMNDEGEFVEDEDEDEIERKVMTIVHQENCIGCQACSRICPKNCYTHIPLALN from the coding sequence ATGGCCGTTTTAACAGGCTCAACCTTTGGACAAAAAACCTGGACTCCTCAATTTGTACAGGCAATCAATCATGCTAAATGTCTGGGGTGCGGTCGGTGTTTTAAGGTTTGTGGACGCAACGTATTACATCTGCAAGCCATGAATGATGAAGGAGAGTTTGTGGAAGATGAAGATGAAGATGAAATTGAGCGAAAAGTCATGACAATTGTTCATCAAGAAAACTGCATTGGATGTCAAGCATGTTCCCGCATTTGTCCTAAAAATTGCTACACTCATATCCCACTAGCTTTGAATTAA
- a CDS encoding class I SAM-dependent methyltransferase: MTHPIVGHRWTDYYNAVAGRPPRETLLVALAEFEMEQEPTSPRFAIDLGCGDGRDTIELLRRGWRVLGIDAEAQAIARLRNRSGIYHEQLETRIERFEQLTFPQNVDLVNASFCLQFCPPEDFPSLWQAIVMAIRPGGRFCGHLIGDRDSWASFPHLNHHRCDQVTDLLVPFVVEWLKEEEHPGKTALGTEKYWHLFHIVARKNS; encoded by the coding sequence ATGACACATCCTATTGTTGGTCACAGATGGACGGATTATTATAATGCAGTTGCCGGACGTCCCCCTCGTGAAACACTACTGGTAGCATTGGCCGAATTTGAGATGGAACAGGAACCTACCTCTCCCCGCTTTGCCATAGATCTTGGTTGTGGAGACGGACGTGATACGATCGAATTACTTAGACGAGGATGGCGCGTCTTGGGAATCGATGCAGAAGCGCAGGCGATCGCCCGCCTCCGCAACCGTTCTGGTATTTACCACGAGCAATTAGAAACTCGCATAGAACGCTTTGAACAACTAACCTTTCCTCAAAACGTTGATCTAGTAAATGCCAGCTTTTGCTTACAATTTTGCCCACCTGAAGATTTCCCAAGCCTTTGGCAGGCAATCGTAATGGCAATTCGTCCAGGAGGTCGTTTTTGTGGACATTTGATTGGCGATCGCGATTCGTGGGCATCATTCCCGCATCTCAATCATCATCGTTGTGATCAAGTTACAGATTTACTTGTGCCCTTTGTGGTGGAATGGTTGAAAGAAGAAGAACACCCCGGCAAGACAGCTTTGGGCACAGAAAAATACTGGCATCTTTTTCACATTGTTGCGCGAAAAAATTCTTGA
- a CDS encoding helix-turn-helix domain-containing protein codes for MPYAITNRCIQCDTCLPLCPTGAIAVMDDREFWINPTLCNNCDGYYSQPQCALVCPVDSPIPFQAKKGRCKVNEQIATSPDLFANGKTNVFASAIVVWELCNILAQRRSLPWQVDAKGQLYYQRQVNQGRGLVTFHVTDALDSPHPPLLRATDALATIDTFDIRAACLHLIYAAYASSLERPWEQEFVINDRQIEEYLGLDKRKDLSKTAKLALIKTLVQQPCNLTVSLDWNQQGKVKGFSSDATHLWHLLNIQHHFQPDQRGYKHLTGLTFRLKAGIWASYFLNRTGYKTHTAFYQYGTLPKSLLTTVMSIWQQHEGAARILLWLLFKTKMGHEQRLTIPTLMRIAYGEPKLTQVSSQVEGRKRLLRTFESDLEVLNEYGIKPVFDPVTYPTEIQPLWAKLAELPDDAEAALEFWTKDGSSDCRLTDAAPRGKWNRVINARLLHFQLPNDWQKPISKKPKTKHHRQSHQQVPFASHSTLSGQQILAARQKLQLSQRALALRIGKSQSWVRDVERGRFRPASQDQALLRQVLMIETLD; via the coding sequence ATGCCATACGCCATCACTAATCGCTGTATTCAATGTGATACATGTCTTCCGCTGTGCCCAACAGGGGCGATCGCTGTGATGGATGATCGTGAGTTTTGGATTAATCCAACTCTCTGTAATAATTGCGACGGTTACTATTCTCAACCACAGTGTGCTCTGGTTTGTCCAGTTGATTCTCCGATCCCATTCCAAGCAAAGAAAGGCAGATGCAAAGTCAACGAACAAATCGCTACAAGCCCCGATCTATTTGCCAATGGAAAAACTAACGTTTTTGCCTCTGCTATTGTTGTGTGGGAACTCTGTAACATTTTGGCGCAACGCCGATCGCTTCCCTGGCAAGTCGATGCAAAGGGGCAGTTGTATTACCAGCGTCAAGTTAATCAAGGACGTGGTTTAGTTACCTTTCATGTAACGGATGCGCTTGATTCTCCTCATCCTCCTCTGTTAAGAGCTACCGATGCCTTGGCCACGATCGATACCTTTGATATTCGCGCTGCTTGTCTACATCTAATTTATGCGGCCTACGCTTCCTCATTAGAGAGACCGTGGGAGCAAGAATTTGTGATTAACGATCGCCAAATCGAAGAATATTTAGGGTTGGACAAACGAAAAGATTTGAGCAAAACAGCCAAGCTTGCTTTGATCAAAACCCTAGTACAACAGCCCTGCAACCTCACAGTGAGTCTAGACTGGAATCAGCAGGGAAAAGTAAAAGGATTTTCTTCAGATGCCACGCATTTATGGCATTTGCTCAATATTCAACATCACTTTCAACCGGATCAGCGGGGATATAAGCACCTGACTGGTCTCACATTTAGACTGAAGGCAGGAATCTGGGCGAGTTATTTTTTGAATCGAACTGGTTATAAAACTCATACAGCCTTTTATCAATATGGAACCTTACCAAAATCGCTCTTGACAACAGTAATGAGTATTTGGCAACAACACGAAGGAGCAGCCAGAATCTTATTGTGGCTATTATTTAAGACTAAGATGGGACACGAACAACGCCTAACTATTCCTACTCTGATGCGAATTGCCTATGGTGAACCCAAATTAACTCAAGTGTCTTCCCAGGTAGAAGGGCGAAAGCGACTACTCCGTACCTTTGAAAGTGATTTGGAAGTACTCAATGAGTATGGCATTAAGCCAGTCTTTGATCCCGTTACTTATCCAACTGAGATTCAACCGCTGTGGGCTAAACTTGCGGAACTGCCGGACGATGCGGAAGCGGCATTGGAGTTTTGGACCAAGGATGGCAGCAGTGACTGTCGGTTAACGGATGCGGCTCCCAGAGGCAAATGGAATCGAGTCATCAATGCGCGTCTGCTCCATTTTCAACTACCCAATGATTGGCAGAAACCCATCTCTAAGAAACCGAAAACGAAACATCATCGACAATCTCATCAGCAAGTACCGTTTGCTTCGCATTCCACCCTTTCTGGGCAACAAATTCTTGCAGCGCGACAGAAGCTTCAGCTTAGCCAACGGGCACTGGCCCTTCGGATAGGGAAAAGTCAAAGCTGGGTGCGAGATGTAGAACGGGGACGATTTCGACCCGCTTCACAAGACCAAGCGCTTTTGCGCCAAGTTTTGATGATTGAAACGCTAGACTGA
- a CDS encoding MFS transporter translates to MAKSRAALRFVVLLGIVSLCADATYEGARSITGAYLAVLGASGTVVGLTAGLGELIGYGLRLITGYLSDRTRQYWRITTLGYVINTAVVPLMALAGRWEILAGLMIAERTGKAIRTPPRDVLLSHAAIRVGKGFGFGLHEAMDQIGAVSGPLIVTVVLAVWGSYQASFAVLVIPALLGLIVLLVGQKIYPNPREFEPLTQDLHGEGLPRRFWLYLFAVSLIAAGFVDFPLIAFHLQQSGLSQPTQIPLLYALAMGVDAIAALIFGYWFDRIGIATLILAVVLSLGFAPVIFWGGTGAALVGMILWGIGMGAQESILKAVVAAMVPPERRGSAYGIFNTGYGLSWFLGSALMGILYDRSLVMLVSFSIVIQLAAIPVLWSIRANIRSV, encoded by the coding sequence ATGGCTAAATCTCGTGCAGCCCTCCGATTTGTTGTGTTATTAGGAATTGTCAGCCTTTGTGCCGATGCTACCTATGAGGGAGCACGCAGCATCACAGGGGCCTATCTGGCAGTTTTGGGAGCCAGTGGGACAGTGGTTGGCTTAACGGCGGGGTTAGGAGAGCTAATTGGCTATGGCTTACGGCTAATTACGGGCTATTTGAGCGATCGCACTCGCCAATATTGGCGCATCACGACCTTAGGCTATGTGATTAATACTGCGGTTGTTCCGCTAATGGCCCTAGCAGGACGTTGGGAGATACTGGCAGGGCTGATGATTGCTGAACGCACAGGCAAAGCCATTCGGACTCCACCCAGAGATGTGCTGCTGTCCCATGCTGCTATCCGGGTCGGCAAAGGGTTTGGCTTTGGACTTCATGAGGCGATGGATCAGATTGGGGCTGTTTCGGGGCCGTTGATAGTGACCGTTGTTTTAGCCGTTTGGGGAAGTTATCAAGCGAGTTTTGCAGTTCTTGTGATTCCAGCCCTTCTGGGACTGATAGTGTTGCTTGTGGGTCAAAAAATTTATCCGAACCCGCGTGAGTTTGAACCCCTGACTCAAGATCTGCATGGAGAAGGACTGCCGCGCCGTTTCTGGCTTTACCTGTTTGCTGTGTCCTTGATTGCCGCTGGGTTTGTAGACTTTCCCTTGATTGCTTTTCACCTACAACAGTCCGGACTGAGTCAGCCAACTCAGATTCCGCTGCTGTATGCACTGGCAATGGGGGTGGATGCGATCGCCGCTCTGATCTTTGGTTACTGGTTTGACCGAATTGGAATTGCCACGTTGATTTTGGCAGTTGTGCTGTCTCTGGGGTTTGCCCCGGTGATTTTTTGGGGTGGGACTGGTGCCGCGCTAGTGGGCATGATTTTGTGGGGCATTGGTATGGGAGCACAGGAATCCATTTTGAAGGCAGTGGTTGCGGCTATGGTGCCACCAGAGCGGCGTGGATCGGCCTATGGGATTTTCAATACTGGCTATGGCCTGTCCTGGTTTTTGGGTAGTGCGTTGATGGGGATATTGTACGATCGCTCCCTAGTCATGTTGGTGAGTTTCTCAATAGTGATCCAACTCGCTGCCATTCCCGTCTTGTGGAGCATTCGAGCCAATATCAGATCAGTCTAG
- a CDS encoding TOBE domain-containing protein, whose translation MEVSARNALKGNVKALVIGAVNAEVTVEVAPGIEIVAVITKSSAERLGLAEGKEVYAVVKASDVMIATD comes from the coding sequence ATGGAAGTTAGTGCACGGAATGCTCTGAAGGGTAACGTTAAAGCGCTAGTGATTGGGGCTGTGAATGCAGAAGTGACGGTTGAAGTGGCTCCGGGGATTGAAATTGTGGCAGTGATCACTAAATCTTCAGCCGAGAGACTAGGACTGGCAGAGGGCAAAGAGGTCTATGCTGTTGTGAAAGCGTCAGATGTCATGATTGCAACGGATTGA
- the modA gene encoding molybdate ABC transporter substrate-binding protein yields MIKKRRWFWGLVLVGLLTTCSVATVERSSSSSGTSTAEPITLTVSAAADLNYVFPEIGKLWEQETGHRVTFNLGSTGQLAQQIERGAPVDLFAAANKKFVEDLDEKGLVHSDTKELYGVGRLTLWQPEEGTHEIQDINDLMKPEIKRVAIANPDHAPYGVAAREALQSAGIWEDIQPKLILGENIKQTQQYAQTGNVDVAIAALSISVEKPGKWVLVPEELHNPLEQMLAVPQSALHPEEAKQFAAFINGEKGRPLMRKYGFVLPGEEPVS; encoded by the coding sequence ATGATCAAAAAGCGAAGGTGGTTTTGGGGGCTGGTTTTGGTGGGGCTGTTGACCACATGCAGCGTGGCTACAGTAGAGCGATCGTCTTCATCGTCTGGGACTTCCACGGCTGAGCCAATCACCTTAACAGTTTCTGCGGCGGCTGATCTGAATTACGTGTTTCCAGAGATCGGCAAACTGTGGGAGCAGGAAACGGGGCATCGGGTGACGTTTAACTTGGGTTCTACAGGGCAACTCGCGCAGCAAATCGAACGCGGTGCGCCAGTGGATTTGTTTGCGGCAGCTAATAAGAAATTCGTTGAGGATTTAGACGAAAAGGGGTTGGTGCATTCAGACACCAAGGAACTATATGGTGTGGGACGACTTACCTTGTGGCAACCGGAAGAGGGCACTCACGAAATTCAGGACATTAACGACTTGATGAAACCCGAAATCAAACGGGTGGCGATCGCCAATCCCGATCATGCCCCCTATGGCGTGGCAGCACGGGAGGCGTTGCAATCGGCAGGCATTTGGGAAGACATTCAACCAAAACTAATTCTGGGTGAAAACATTAAGCAAACTCAGCAGTATGCCCAAACTGGCAATGTGGATGTGGCGATCGCGGCACTCTCGATCAGTGTGGAGAAGCCTGGAAAATGGGTGCTGGTCCCTGAGGAACTCCACAATCCTTTAGAACAAATGCTAGCAGTTCCCCAAAGCGCCCTCCATCCAGAGGAAGCAAAACAGTTTGCTGCTTTTATTAATGGTGAGAAAGGAAGACCCCTCATGCGGAAGTATGGTTTTGTCCTGCCGGGAGAGGAGCCGGTGTCATAG
- the modB gene encoding molybdate ABC transporter permease subunit, which yields MIWEPALLSLQVTIVASILILVFGLSLGIFLARTQFLGQVFVSTLLNLPLVLPPSVVGYFLLLVLGRGSPIKEWLGIDLLFTWQAGAIASAVVALPLMVESTRAAIANVNPELEAAARTLGSTEWEVLQRITIPIAYRGILAGFGLGVARGLGEFGATLMVAGSIPGRTQTLPLAIYDAVQMQRYGLANVMVLIMTTIAFVLLWWVRLLERQKAKGRIEKLKERRQKAKGIQDRWERAFEFAVRIIKAY from the coding sequence ATGATTTGGGAACCAGCGCTTTTGTCATTGCAGGTCACAATTGTTGCCAGCATTTTGATTCTCGTCTTTGGTTTGAGTCTCGGAATTTTTCTAGCAAGAACACAATTTCTGGGACAGGTTTTTGTTTCCACTCTGCTCAACTTGCCGCTAGTTTTACCTCCCAGTGTGGTGGGCTATTTTTTACTCTTGGTGCTAGGTCGGGGTAGTCCGATCAAGGAATGGTTAGGTATTGATTTGCTATTTACTTGGCAAGCAGGCGCGATCGCCTCGGCTGTGGTAGCGTTACCTCTGATGGTGGAATCGACTAGAGCCGCGATCGCCAACGTTAACCCAGAACTGGAAGCGGCTGCACGTACATTGGGATCAACTGAGTGGGAAGTGTTACAGCGAATTACGATTCCCATCGCATATCGAGGCATCCTAGCAGGATTCGGACTAGGGGTGGCTCGCGGACTGGGAGAGTTTGGCGCGACACTGATGGTGGCAGGCAGCATCCCTGGACGCACTCAAACCCTTCCGTTAGCCATCTACGATGCTGTACAAATGCAGCGCTACGGACTCGCCAATGTCATGGTGCTGATTATGACCACGATCGCTTTTGTGCTGCTGTGGTGGGTCAGGCTGTTGGAACGGCAAAAAGCAAAAGGAAGAATAGAAAAGTTAAAGGAAAGAAGGCAAAAGGCAAAAGGGATACAGGATAGGTGGGAGAGGGCATTTGAATTTGCTGTGCGGATTATTAAAGCCTACTAG